The following are encoded together in the Halomonas halophila genome:
- a CDS encoding AI-2E family transporter — protein MAAPENDTPSSIPLNLTLALAALVVIVAGMRVGSSLLVPLLLSVFIAVVCTGPVHWLNRLGLGLRLSVWLTLVVIGGLLSLLGLLLVNSVGTFVDALPGIEEKLNQYYLSLLDGLASLGLAIDTDRLAELVDAQQLGDWIPALLGQVGNLMMQSVVVALLVMFLLFETLNFRDKVSRALVNPAPSLRRFQEFSMTLKRYLAVKTVISLATGALIWLACKLIGVEFPLLWAVLAFALNYIPNIGSAIAAVPPVLLLLVSPDGGMFKAVMLSGAYLGVNFVLGNLVEPRVMGRALGLSTFVAFLSLVVWGWIFGAVGMLLSVVLTMTLKIALDSHPQTRWIAHLLGSGSAPLETANRPPSERDKVKGKTNAD, from the coding sequence ATGGCGGCACCCGAGAACGATACCCCGAGCAGCATACCCCTTAACCTGACGCTGGCGCTGGCCGCCCTGGTGGTGATCGTCGCCGGGATGCGGGTCGGCTCCAGCCTGCTGGTGCCCTTGCTGCTGTCGGTGTTCATCGCGGTGGTGTGCACCGGACCGGTTCACTGGCTGAATCGCCTGGGGCTCGGGCTGCGGCTCTCGGTGTGGCTGACGCTGGTGGTGATCGGTGGACTGCTGTCGCTGCTGGGCCTGCTGCTGGTCAACAGCGTCGGCACCTTCGTCGATGCCCTGCCGGGCATAGAGGAGAAGCTCAATCAGTACTACCTGAGCCTGCTCGACGGCCTCGCCAGCCTGGGGTTGGCCATCGACACCGACCGGCTGGCCGAGCTGGTGGATGCCCAGCAGCTCGGCGACTGGATCCCGGCGCTGCTCGGTCAGGTCGGCAATCTGATGATGCAGAGCGTGGTGGTGGCGCTGCTGGTGATGTTCCTGCTGTTCGAGACGCTGAACTTCCGCGACAAGGTGTCTCGGGCGCTGGTCAACCCGGCGCCGAGTCTGCGCCGGTTCCAGGAATTCAGCATGACGCTGAAGCGCTACCTGGCGGTGAAGACGGTCATCAGCCTGGCCACCGGGGCGCTGATCTGGCTGGCCTGCAAGCTGATCGGGGTCGAGTTCCCACTGCTGTGGGCGGTGCTGGCCTTCGCCCTCAACTATATCCCCAACATCGGCTCGGCCATCGCCGCGGTGCCGCCGGTGCTGCTGCTGTTGGTGTCGCCGGACGGTGGTATGTTCAAGGCGGTGATGCTGAGCGGTGCTTACCTGGGCGTGAACTTCGTGCTCGGCAACCTGGTCGAGCCGCGGGTCATGGGGCGGGCGCTGGGGCTCTCGACCTTCGTCGCCTTCCTGTCGCTGGTGGTGTGGGGCTGGATCTTCGGGGCGGTGGGCATGTTGCTGTCGGTGGTGTTGACCATGACCCTGAAGATCGCGCTGGACAGCCATCCCCAGACACGCTGGATCGCCCATCTGCTGGGCTCGGGCAGCGCGCCCCTCGAGACGGCCAATCGCCCGCCCTCCGAGCGCGACAAGGTGAAGGGGAAGACGAACGCCGACTGA
- a CDS encoding SIMPL domain-containing protein: MRHVRRTVRGLPPARLSGGLLALALATLPMTAAANGQPAPHRLDVQARAEVEVVPDQATLSSRLWERTPAIAQRDASGGDALALSQARSRLEERAATLIQALEAAGVDRDAISAGSLRVQPEMIRESSGPDGETETLSRTRLERPMEVEIHELDRLPTILDALTEAGVDALDGVTYDLADRDAATDEALNQALQRAKHKAELMAGTLDVELGDVLSVSENQAPVFQPRMMAMSADARESGGATEYRPGTLSIDAAVSVSWEIEGGQE; this comes from the coding sequence ATGCGCCACGTTCGTCGCACCGTCCGCGGTCTCCCCCCTGCCCGCCTCTCGGGCGGCCTGCTCGCCCTGGCCCTCGCCACCCTGCCGATGACCGCCGCCGCCAATGGCCAGCCCGCGCCGCATCGCCTCGACGTCCAGGCCCGCGCCGAAGTCGAGGTGGTGCCGGACCAGGCCACGCTCAGCTCCCGGCTGTGGGAGCGCACCCCGGCCATCGCCCAGCGCGACGCCAGCGGCGGCGATGCCCTGGCGCTGAGCCAGGCTCGCAGCCGGCTCGAGGAGCGCGCCGCCACGCTGATCCAGGCGCTCGAGGCGGCCGGCGTCGATCGCGATGCCATCAGCGCCGGCTCGCTACGCGTGCAGCCCGAGATGATTCGCGAATCCAGCGGCCCCGACGGCGAGACCGAGACGCTCTCGCGCACCCGCCTCGAACGACCCATGGAAGTCGAGATCCACGAACTCGACCGGCTGCCGACGATTCTCGACGCCCTCACCGAGGCCGGCGTCGACGCCCTCGACGGCGTCACCTACGACCTCGCCGATCGCGACGCGGCCACCGACGAGGCCCTGAACCAGGCCCTTCAGCGTGCGAAGCACAAGGCCGAGCTGATGGCCGGCACCCTCGACGTCGAGCTGGGCGACGTGCTGTCGGTCAGCGAGAACCAGGCGCCGGTGTTCCAGCCGCGGATGATGGCGATGAGCGCCGATGCGCGGGAAAGCGGCGGCGCCACCGAGTATCGCCCCGGCACTCTCTCCATCGACGCCGCGGTCAGCGTCAGCTGGGAGATCGAGGGCGGCCAGGAATAA
- a CDS encoding GntR family transcriptional regulator yields the protein MTNAQTSPANVPEVRTLAERVFQQLQDAIVRGELPPGSKITEPGLSRAYGISRGPLREAMRRLEAHRLIERVPHVGARVVKLSIQELLELFDVREALESMAARIAAEHMTPEEIAGLREVLALHERQSDLSRGEAYYQREGDLDFHYRIVQGSHNRMLMGMLCDDLYYLVRLYRTQFSASGSRPQRAFVEHHRIVDAIEAGDAELAELLMRRHVSASRENVVERYAAVLEQEQSAASQAAATDRRNP from the coding sequence ATGACCAACGCCCAGACATCACCGGCCAACGTTCCCGAGGTCCGCACCCTGGCGGAGCGGGTCTTCCAGCAGTTGCAGGATGCCATCGTGCGTGGCGAGCTGCCGCCCGGCAGCAAGATTACCGAGCCGGGACTGTCGCGGGCCTATGGCATCTCCCGCGGGCCGCTGCGCGAGGCGATGCGTCGCCTCGAGGCGCACCGCCTGATCGAGCGGGTCCCGCATGTAGGGGCTCGGGTGGTGAAGCTCTCCATCCAGGAACTGCTCGAGTTGTTCGACGTGCGCGAGGCGCTGGAGAGCATGGCGGCGCGGATCGCCGCCGAACACATGACGCCCGAGGAGATCGCCGGGCTGCGCGAGGTGCTGGCGCTTCACGAGCGCCAGAGCGACCTGAGCCGCGGCGAGGCCTACTACCAGCGCGAGGGCGATCTGGACTTCCACTACCGCATCGTTCAGGGCAGCCACAACAGGATGCTGATGGGCATGCTGTGCGATGACCTCTACTACCTGGTGCGGCTGTATCGCACCCAGTTCAGCGCCAGCGGCTCGCGTCCACAGCGGGCCTTCGTCGAGCACCACCGCATCGTCGATGCCATCGAGGCCGGCGACGCCGAGCTCGCCGAGCTGTTGATGCGGCGCCACGTCAGCGCCTCGCGGGAGAACGTCGTCGAGCGCTACGCCGCCGTCCTCGAACAGGAACAGTCGGCCGCTTCCCAGGCCGCCGCCACCGACCGGAGAAACCCATGA
- the prpB gene encoding methylisocitrate lyase, whose translation MTQATPGARFRAALEASRPLPIVGTVNAYTAMMAERVGHPAIYLSGGGVANASFGLPDLGMTTMNDVVEDAHRICGATDRPLLVDIDTGWGGAFNIARTVKEMQRAGVAAVHLEDQVAQKRCGHRPNKAIVSQQEMVDRIKAAADARLDPDFYLIARTDAFQKEGLEAAIERANACLEAGADAIFAEAVHTLDDYRAFCERLDAPILANITEFGATPLFSQQELAEVGCRMVLYPLSAFRAMNAAALRVYQSIHEQGHQRDVVDQMQTREELYDFLNYHDFERKLDALFAENASAENDSA comes from the coding sequence ATGACACAAGCGACGCCCGGCGCCCGTTTCCGCGCCGCCCTCGAGGCCAGTCGGCCGCTGCCGATCGTCGGCACCGTCAATGCCTACACCGCGATGATGGCCGAACGCGTCGGCCATCCGGCGATCTACCTGTCCGGCGGCGGCGTGGCCAACGCCTCCTTCGGCCTGCCGGATCTCGGCATGACCACCATGAACGACGTGGTCGAGGACGCCCACCGCATCTGCGGCGCCACCGATCGGCCGCTGCTGGTGGACATCGATACCGGCTGGGGCGGGGCCTTCAACATCGCCCGTACGGTCAAGGAGATGCAGCGTGCCGGCGTCGCCGCCGTGCATCTGGAGGATCAGGTGGCCCAGAAGCGTTGCGGGCACCGGCCCAACAAGGCCATCGTCTCCCAGCAGGAGATGGTCGACCGTATCAAGGCCGCCGCCGACGCGCGCCTCGATCCGGACTTCTACCTGATCGCCCGCACTGACGCCTTCCAGAAGGAAGGGCTGGAGGCCGCCATCGAGCGTGCCAACGCCTGTCTGGAGGCCGGCGCCGACGCCATCTTCGCCGAGGCCGTGCACACGCTGGACGATTACCGCGCCTTCTGCGAGCGCCTCGACGCGCCGATACTGGCCAACATCACCGAATTCGGCGCCACCCCGCTGTTCAGCCAGCAGGAGCTCGCCGAGGTCGGCTGTCGCATGGTGCTCTATCCGCTGTCGGCCTTCCGCGCCATGAACGCCGCGGCGCTCAGGGTCTATCAGAGCATTCACGAACAGGGCCATCAGCGCGACGTGGTGGACCAGATGCAGACCCGCGAGGAGCTCTACGATTTCCTCAATTACCACGACTTCGAGCGCAAGCTCGATGCCCTGTTTGCAGAGAACGCGTCTGCAGAGAACGACTCGGCATAG
- the pabB gene encoding aminodeoxychorismate synthase component I → MTSPLEITPYPYRDSPLDAFAALRHRPHAVLLDSGRPAAPGGRYDILSCDPLSVLEVDAEGRSHVDDAPADLSPFEAQRALLERLPRDVPDSELPFLGGLIGYWSYDLGRCLEPIPGRAQPAAELPAARVGLYDWALIQDHERCEAWLVATPERRAQALGWLDATAERQDDDAFRLTGDFTAAMSRDDYLARFDAVQRYIRAGDCYQINLAQRLSAPYEGDLWTAYRRLRRATPTPFSGFLEWGEQAILSMSPERFLHCAEGRVETRPIKGTRPRGATPEEDRRLAEELTTSVKDRAENVMIVDLLRNDLGRVCRPGTVRVPQLCGLESYANVHHLVSVVIGELAEQHSPLALLAAAFPGGSITGAPKVRAMQIIDELEPSARSAYCGSLGYVDVRGHMDTSIAIRTAVADRGRLHLWGGGGLVADSEGEAEYTETLDKIRHLMAALSDPA, encoded by the coding sequence ATGACATCACCACTCGAGATCACCCCCTACCCCTATCGGGACTCGCCCCTGGACGCCTTCGCCGCCCTGCGCCACCGGCCCCACGCCGTGCTGCTCGACAGTGGCCGTCCGGCCGCACCGGGCGGCCGCTACGACATCCTCTCCTGCGACCCGCTTAGCGTACTGGAGGTCGACGCCGAGGGCCGCAGCCACGTCGATGATGCGCCCGCGGACCTGTCGCCCTTCGAGGCCCAGCGCGCGCTGCTCGAGCGGCTGCCCCGGGACGTGCCCGACAGCGAGCTGCCCTTCCTCGGCGGACTGATCGGTTATTGGAGCTACGACCTCGGCCGCTGCCTGGAGCCGATTCCCGGCCGCGCCCAGCCCGCGGCCGAGCTGCCGGCGGCTCGGGTCGGCCTCTACGACTGGGCGCTGATCCAGGATCACGAGCGCTGCGAGGCCTGGCTGGTCGCCACGCCGGAACGCCGCGCCCAGGCGCTGGGCTGGCTCGACGCGACGGCCGAGCGCCAGGATGACGACGCGTTCCGCCTGACCGGCGACTTCACGGCGGCGATGAGCCGGGACGACTATCTGGCACGCTTCGATGCCGTGCAGCGCTACATCCGCGCCGGCGACTGCTACCAGATCAACCTCGCCCAACGACTCAGCGCGCCCTACGAAGGCGACCTGTGGACGGCCTATCGCCGCCTGCGTCGGGCCACGCCCACGCCCTTCTCCGGCTTCCTCGAATGGGGAGAGCAGGCGATCCTGTCGATGTCGCCTGAGCGCTTCCTGCACTGCGCCGAGGGCCGAGTGGAAACGCGCCCGATCAAGGGCACCCGGCCGCGCGGCGCCACGCCGGAAGAGGACCGCCGTCTGGCGGAGGAACTCACGACGAGCGTCAAGGATCGCGCCGAGAACGTGATGATCGTCGACCTGCTGCGCAACGACCTGGGACGGGTATGCCGCCCCGGCACGGTGCGAGTGCCCCAGCTGTGCGGGCTGGAAAGCTATGCCAACGTCCATCACCTGGTCAGCGTGGTGATCGGCGAGCTGGCCGAGCAGCACTCGCCCCTGGCGCTGCTGGCCGCCGCCTTCCCCGGCGGCTCGATCACCGGCGCCCCCAAGGTACGCGCCATGCAGATCATCGACGAGCTGGAGCCCTCGGCGCGCAGCGCCTACTGCGGCAGCCTCGGCTACGTCGACGTGCGCGGCCACATGGACACCTCCATCGCCATCCGCACCGCCGTGGCCGACCGCGGCCGGCTGCACCTGTGGGGCGGCGGCGGCCTGGTGGCGGACTCCGAGGGCGAGGCGGAATACACCGAGACCCTGGACAAGATCCGCCACCTGATGGCGGCGCTGAGCGATCCGGCCTGA
- a CDS encoding phosphoadenosine phosphosulfate reductase domain-containing protein has translation MEPQLDAINRDLGQDPEALVRWALEQGARPIVTTNFRPFEAVILHMVSQVRPDIPVVWMDHGYNTEATYRFADAVVKQLGLNLVSYIPRRTRAHREAVEGPMPGIDDPRHAAFTEEVKLEPFNRALSEMAPDVWFTALRAEDTPERAKMDPVSRNADGLLKVAPLLHWSARDMYQYLEAHGLPNEFDYFDPTKVEEKRECGLHLQH, from the coding sequence ATGGAGCCGCAACTCGACGCCATCAACCGCGACCTGGGCCAGGACCCCGAAGCCCTGGTCCGCTGGGCCCTGGAACAGGGCGCCCGACCGATCGTCACCACCAACTTCCGTCCCTTCGAGGCGGTGATCCTGCACATGGTCAGCCAGGTGCGGCCGGACATTCCGGTGGTGTGGATGGACCACGGCTACAACACCGAGGCCACCTACCGCTTCGCCGACGCCGTGGTGAAACAGCTCGGCCTCAACCTGGTCAGCTACATCCCGCGTCGCACCCGGGCGCACCGCGAGGCCGTCGAGGGCCCCATGCCGGGCATCGACGACCCGCGCCACGCGGCCTTCACCGAGGAGGTCAAGCTCGAGCCCTTCAATCGCGCCCTGAGCGAGATGGCCCCGGACGTCTGGTTCACCGCGCTGCGCGCCGAGGACACCCCGGAACGCGCCAAGATGGATCCGGTCAGCCGCAACGCCGACGGCCTGCTGAAGGTCGCCCCGCTGCTGCACTGGAGCGCCCGCGACATGTACCAGTACCTGGAAGCCCACGGCCTGCCCAACGAGTTCGACTACTTCGACCCCACCAAGGTGGAAGAGAAGCGCGAGTGCGGCCTGCACCTGCAGCATTGA
- the trxA gene encoding thioredoxin produces the protein MANNVDVTNANFEQEVLNAETPVLLKFWAPWCGPCKVMAPVVDEVAEERDGSLKIVSINVDDAPEIAAEQGVRGVPTVMLFKSGAKVASLVGAQSKSQLTQFIDQNA, from the coding sequence ATGGCCAACAACGTCGATGTCACCAATGCCAACTTCGAGCAGGAAGTCCTCAACGCCGAGACCCCGGTGCTGCTGAAGTTCTGGGCGCCCTGGTGCGGCCCCTGCAAGGTCATGGCACCGGTGGTCGACGAGGTCGCCGAAGAACGCGACGGCAGCCTCAAGATCGTCAGCATCAACGTGGATGACGCCCCGGAGATCGCCGCCGAACAGGGCGTGCGCGGCGTGCCCACCGTGATGCTGTTCAAGTCCGGCGCCAAGGTCGCCTCCCTGGTCGGCGCCCAGTCCAAGTCACAGCTGACCCAGTTCATCGATCAGAACGCCTGA
- the prpC gene encoding bifunctional 2-methylcitrate synthase/citrate synthase: MADKPIGGAGLRGQSAGSTALCTVGKSGAGLTYRGFDISELADKARFEEVAYLLLKGKLPNRAELDGYIAKLKGLRGLPPALKTVLEQIPADAHPMDVMRTGASMLGNLETEESFDQQQDVADRLLAALPSIICYWYRFSHDGVRIETETDDASVGGHFLHLLRGEPASELHARVMNVSLILYAEHEFNASTFTARVCASTLSDMHSCVTGAIGSLRGPLHGGANEAAMAMIEHWQSPEEAEREILGMLERKDKIMGFGHAIYRESDPRNAIIKKWSKQLAEDVGDSVLYPVSERVEAVMWREKKLFCNADFFHASAYHFMDIPTKLFTPIFVCSRVTGWCAHVFEQRENNRIIRPSADYTGPEDSEWVPIEERD, translated from the coding sequence ATGGCAGACAAACCGATCGGCGGCGCCGGCCTGCGCGGCCAGAGCGCCGGCTCCACCGCCCTGTGCACCGTCGGCAAGAGCGGTGCCGGCCTGACCTATCGTGGCTTCGACATCAGCGAGCTCGCCGACAAGGCACGCTTCGAGGAAGTGGCCTACCTGCTGCTCAAGGGCAAGTTGCCGAACCGGGCCGAGCTTGACGGCTACATCGCCAAGCTCAAGGGCCTGCGCGGCCTGCCGCCGGCGCTGAAGACCGTGCTCGAGCAGATTCCGGCCGACGCCCACCCCATGGACGTGATGCGCACCGGCGCCTCCATGCTCGGCAACCTCGAGACCGAGGAGAGCTTCGACCAGCAGCAGGACGTCGCCGACCGCCTGCTGGCGGCCCTGCCCTCGATCATCTGCTACTGGTATCGCTTCAGCCACGACGGCGTGCGTATCGAGACCGAGACCGACGACGCGTCCGTGGGCGGGCACTTCCTGCACCTGCTGCGCGGCGAGCCGGCCTCCGAGCTGCACGCCCGGGTGATGAACGTCTCGCTGATCCTCTATGCCGAGCACGAGTTCAATGCCTCGACCTTCACCGCGCGGGTCTGCGCCTCGACGCTCTCTGACATGCATTCCTGCGTGACCGGGGCCATCGGTTCGCTGCGCGGCCCGCTGCACGGCGGCGCCAACGAGGCCGCCATGGCAATGATCGAGCACTGGCAGTCGCCGGAGGAGGCCGAGCGCGAGATCCTCGGCATGCTGGAGCGGAAGGACAAGATCATGGGTTTCGGGCATGCCATCTACCGCGAGTCCGACCCGCGCAACGCCATCATCAAGAAATGGTCGAAGCAGCTGGCCGAGGACGTGGGCGACAGCGTGCTCTATCCGGTCTCCGAGCGCGTCGAGGCGGTGATGTGGCGCGAGAAGAAGCTGTTCTGCAACGCCGACTTCTTCCACGCCAGCGCCTATCACTTCATGGACATCCCCACCAAGCTGTTCACCCCGATCTTCGTCTGCTCGCGGGTGACCGGCTGGTGTGCCCACGTCTTCGAGCAGCGCGAGAACAACCGCATCATCCGCCCGAGCGCCGACTACACCGGGCCGGAAGACAGCGAGTGGGTGCCGATCGAGGAGCGAGACTGA
- the serS gene encoding serine--tRNA ligase, with the protein MLDPKLLRGDLEMVAQRLATRGFALDTARLADLESRRRELQAETERLQNERNTRSKAIGKAKAAGEDIQPLLDEVSDLGERLDAAKARLAELQAEWDEQISGLPNLPHESVPQGASEDDNVELHRWGTPRSFDFEVRDHVDLGARTGQLDFDLASKLTGARFAVMRGTIARLHRALTQFMLDKQTLEHGYEECYVPYMVNDDSLYGTGQLPKFGEDLFRLEDERGYRLIPTAEVPLTNFARDEILEHKRLPMRLTAHTPCFRSEAGSHGRDTRGMIRQHQFDKVEMVQLVEPETSYDTLEEMRGHAEALLQALELPYRVVTLCTGDMGFGAAKTYDLEVWLPSQDTYREISSVSNCEDFQARRMQARFRHPDEKKPRLLHTLNGSGLAVGRCLIAVMENHQNADGSITVPEALRPYMGGVETINV; encoded by the coding sequence ATGCTCGATCCCAAACTGCTGCGCGGCGACCTCGAGATGGTCGCCCAACGACTGGCCACCCGGGGCTTTGCCCTCGACACCGCTCGTCTCGCCGACCTCGAATCCCGGCGCCGGGAGCTCCAGGCCGAGACCGAGCGCCTGCAGAACGAGCGCAACACCCGGTCCAAGGCGATCGGCAAGGCCAAGGCCGCCGGCGAGGACATTCAGCCGCTGCTCGACGAGGTCAGCGACCTGGGCGAGCGCCTGGACGCCGCCAAGGCGCGCCTGGCCGAGCTGCAGGCCGAGTGGGACGAGCAGATCAGCGGCCTGCCGAATCTGCCCCACGAGAGCGTGCCCCAGGGCGCGAGCGAGGACGACAACGTCGAGCTGCACCGCTGGGGCACGCCGCGCAGCTTCGATTTCGAGGTCCGCGACCACGTGGACCTGGGCGCCCGGACCGGCCAGCTCGACTTCGATCTGGCCTCCAAGCTGACCGGCGCCCGCTTCGCGGTGATGCGCGGCACCATCGCCCGCCTGCACCGTGCGCTCACGCAGTTCATGCTCGACAAGCAGACCCTCGAGCACGGCTACGAGGAGTGCTACGTCCCCTACATGGTCAACGACGACTCGCTATACGGGACCGGCCAGCTGCCCAAGTTCGGCGAGGACCTGTTCCGCCTGGAGGACGAGCGCGGCTATCGCCTGATCCCCACCGCCGAGGTGCCGCTGACCAACTTCGCCCGCGACGAGATCCTCGAGCACAAGCGGCTGCCGATGCGCCTGACCGCGCACACGCCGTGTTTCCGCAGCGAGGCCGGCTCTCACGGCCGCGATACCCGTGGCATGATCCGCCAGCACCAGTTCGACAAGGTCGAGATGGTGCAGCTGGTCGAGCCCGAGACCAGCTACGACACCCTGGAGGAGATGCGCGGCCACGCCGAGGCGCTGCTGCAGGCGCTGGAGCTGCCGTACCGCGTGGTGACCCTGTGCACCGGCGACATGGGCTTCGGCGCCGCCAAGACCTACGACCTGGAAGTCTGGCTGCCGAGCCAGGACACCTACCGCGAGATTTCCTCGGTCTCCAACTGCGAGGACTTCCAGGCCCGTCGCATGCAGGCCCGCTTCCGTCATCCCGACGAGAAGAAGCCGCGGCTGCTGCACACCCTCAACGGCTCCGGCCTGGCCGTGGGCCGCTGCCTGATCGCGGTAATGGAGAACCATCAGAACGCCGACGGCTCGATCACGGTGCCCGAGGCGCTGCGGCCCTACATGGGCGGCGTCGAGACGATCAACGTCTAA
- the cysB gene encoding HTH-type transcriptional regulator CysB: protein MKLQQLKYIWEVSRHNLNVSATAQSLYTSQPGISKQIRLLEDELGVEIFARSGKHLTRVTPAGQAIIDLAGQVLRLTENIKHVAQEHSDERRGSLSIATTHTQARYALPPVIREFTRRYPDVALHMQQGTPKQIAQMVSEGQADFAICTESLELFNDLVLLPCYRWNRCLLVPKGHPLASLESLTLEALAEHPLVTYVFGFTGRSQLDDAFRAEGLTPNVVLTAADADVIKTYVRLGMGVGIVAHMAVDPELDDDLVALDASHLFESSTTKIAIRRGTFMRSFMYDFLQGFADHLDRALVDAALAAGPRHEQALFDDIVLPVR, encoded by the coding sequence ATGAAGCTCCAGCAGCTGAAATACATCTGGGAAGTCTCGCGTCACAACCTCAACGTCTCAGCCACCGCCCAGAGCCTCTATACCTCGCAGCCGGGCATCTCCAAGCAGATTCGCCTGCTGGAGGACGAGCTGGGCGTGGAGATCTTCGCCCGTAGCGGCAAGCACCTGACCCGGGTCACGCCGGCGGGGCAGGCGATCATCGACCTGGCCGGCCAGGTGCTGCGCCTCACCGAGAATATCAAGCACGTCGCCCAGGAGCATAGCGACGAGCGGCGTGGCAGCCTGTCCATCGCCACCACTCATACCCAGGCGCGCTACGCGCTGCCGCCGGTGATTCGCGAGTTCACCCGCCGGTATCCCGACGTCGCCCTGCACATGCAGCAGGGCACGCCCAAGCAGATCGCCCAGATGGTCAGCGAGGGACAGGCCGACTTCGCCATCTGCACCGAATCCCTGGAGCTGTTCAACGACCTGGTGCTGCTGCCTTGCTATCGCTGGAACCGTTGCCTGCTGGTGCCCAAGGGGCATCCGCTGGCCTCGCTGGAGTCGTTGACCTTGGAGGCGCTGGCCGAGCACCCGTTGGTGACCTACGTGTTCGGCTTCACCGGGCGCTCGCAGCTCGATGATGCCTTCCGCGCCGAAGGGCTCACGCCCAACGTGGTGCTGACGGCCGCCGATGCCGACGTCATCAAGACCTACGTGCGCCTCGGCATGGGCGTGGGCATCGTCGCCCACATGGCGGTGGATCCGGAACTCGACGACGACCTGGTGGCGCTGGATGCCAGCCATCTGTTCGAGAGCTCCACCACCAAGATCGCCATCCGCCGCGGCACCTTCATGCGCAGCTTCATGTACGACTTCCTGCAGGGCTTCGCCGATCACCTGGACCGGGCACTGGTCGATGCGGCCCTGGCCGCCGGGCCGCGCCACGAGCAGGCGCTGTTCGACGACATCGTGCTGCCGGTGCGCTGA